In Edaphobacter paludis, a single window of DNA contains:
- the gyrA gene encoding DNA gyrase subunit A: MADDQNPQLPLGPNSDSPSTPPDGPPPSTVQGRGAAFMLSINIEDEMRRSYLDYSMSVIIGRALPDVRDGLKPVHRRVLYGMQEMGLQFNKKYTKSAKVVGHVMGNYHPHGDASIYDTMVRMAQPFALRYPLVDGQGNFGSVDGDPPAAMRYTESRMTRIAGEMLADIDSDTVDFTPNYDESTLEPTVLPARIPNLIVNGSGGIAVGMATNIPPHNLTEVVNACITLLNDPHAGIDAVLEHVKGPDFPTGGYLYGRTGIAQTYKTGRGRFIMRAKCSIENISGGRQAIIVTEIPYQVNKSKLIERIAELVNDGVITEIARDEFRDESDRDGMRIHIGLKRGAESQIVLNQLYKHTQMQESFSMIFLAVHNGQPKVMPLDQAIRAFLDHRVEVVRRRTAFLLGKARDREHILLGYQIALDHLDNVIKIIRQSGSRPEARERLFQYFSGKSINLRGTELAGVTLDPAKYNVDMTFSTTGTLILSYRQVDAILELQLYRLTQLSIDELLKELGEVRSNIAEFESILASEKKLRKVIVKELEDIRDKYGDPRRTQIVDETTELQLEDLIADEQVAVTVSNTGYLKRTPISIYRQQRRGGTGRLGMKTREEDFVAQLIIDSTHAYLLCFTNTGRVYWLKVYEVPDIGAAGKGKAMASLVALQPGEKVVTILPVRNLTEEGKYILFATRNGTVKKTALKDFSNVMARGIISINIDKDDELITARVTDGQQVIFLATHDGMAIRFNETDLRPMGRAATGNRGISLKKGDYVIGAAVTPSNEARHAERRKLAEKKGLADALEAAIDDAAATPLDLSGNPEDVAEAAKSAKLDKLDKELGLTPCLILSVTENGYGKRTDVDQYRLQTRGGKGVINVKTSTKNGKVTEINLVDETSELMVISQFGKIIRIDTKSIRAAGRSTMGVKLLDLEDQDKVAAAVVIPPEEAKILPEEGTLLQ; encoded by the coding sequence ATGGCAGATGATCAGAATCCCCAGCTCCCGCTAGGCCCCAACTCCGACTCCCCCAGCACTCCCCCCGATGGTCCTCCCCCCAGCACCGTCCAGGGACGCGGTGCCGCTTTCATGCTCTCGATCAATATCGAAGACGAGATGCGCCGCTCGTACCTCGACTACTCGATGTCGGTCATCATCGGCCGCGCCCTGCCCGACGTCCGTGACGGCCTCAAGCCCGTCCATCGCCGCGTCCTCTACGGCATGCAGGAGATGGGCCTCCAGTTCAACAAAAAGTACACCAAGTCGGCCAAGGTCGTCGGCCACGTCATGGGTAACTACCATCCCCACGGCGACGCCTCCATCTACGACACCATGGTCCGCATGGCCCAGCCCTTCGCCCTCCGCTACCCGCTGGTCGATGGCCAGGGCAACTTCGGCTCCGTCGACGGTGACCCGCCCGCCGCCATGCGTTACACCGAGTCGCGCATGACCCGCATCGCTGGCGAGATGCTCGCCGACATCGACTCCGACACCGTAGACTTCACCCCCAACTACGACGAGTCCACGCTCGAGCCGACCGTCCTGCCCGCACGCATCCCCAACCTCATCGTCAACGGGTCGGGTGGCATCGCCGTCGGCATGGCGACCAACATCCCGCCGCATAACCTCACCGAAGTCGTCAACGCCTGCATCACCCTGCTCAACGATCCCCACGCCGGCATCGACGCCGTGCTTGAGCACGTCAAAGGCCCTGACTTCCCAACCGGCGGCTATCTCTACGGCCGCACCGGCATCGCGCAGACCTACAAGACTGGCCGTGGCCGCTTCATCATGCGCGCCAAGTGCAGCATCGAGAACATCTCCGGCGGACGTCAGGCTATCATCGTCACCGAGATCCCCTACCAGGTCAACAAGTCCAAGCTCATCGAGCGCATCGCCGAACTGGTCAACGACGGCGTCATCACCGAGATCGCCCGCGACGAGTTCCGCGACGAGTCCGACCGCGACGGCATGCGCATCCACATCGGCCTCAAGCGCGGAGCCGAGTCGCAGATCGTACTCAATCAGCTCTACAAGCACACTCAAATGCAGGAGAGCTTCTCCATGATCTTCCTCGCCGTCCACAACGGCCAGCCGAAGGTCATGCCGCTCGACCAGGCCATCCGCGCCTTCCTCGACCACCGCGTCGAAGTCGTCCGCCGCCGGACTGCCTTCCTCCTCGGCAAGGCCCGCGACCGCGAGCACATCCTGCTCGGCTACCAGATCGCGCTCGACCACCTCGATAACGTCATCAAGATCATCCGCCAGTCCGGCAGCCGCCCCGAAGCTCGCGAGCGCCTCTTCCAATACTTCAGCGGCAAGTCGATCAACCTGCGCGGCACCGAGCTCGCCGGCGTCACCCTCGACCCCGCAAAGTACAACGTCGACATGACCTTCTCGACCACCGGCACGCTGATCCTCAGCTACCGACAGGTCGACGCCATCCTCGAGCTGCAACTCTATCGCCTCACCCAGCTCTCCATCGACGAACTCCTCAAAGAGCTTGGCGAGGTCCGCAGCAATATCGCCGAGTTCGAGTCCATCCTCGCCAGCGAAAAGAAGCTCCGCAAGGTCATCGTCAAGGAGCTCGAAGACATCCGCGACAAGTACGGCGATCCCCGCCGCACCCAGATCGTCGACGAGACCACCGAGCTTCAGCTCGAAGACCTCATCGCCGACGAGCAGGTCGCCGTCACCGTCTCCAACACCGGCTACCTCAAGCGCACGCCCATCTCTATCTATAGACAGCAGCGTCGCGGAGGCACCGGCCGCCTCGGCATGAAGACCCGCGAAGAGGACTTCGTCGCCCAGCTCATCATCGACTCGACGCACGCCTATCTCCTCTGCTTCACCAACACTGGCCGCGTCTACTGGCTCAAGGTGTACGAAGTCCCCGACATCGGCGCCGCAGGCAAGGGCAAGGCCATGGCCTCGCTCGTCGCACTCCAGCCCGGCGAAAAAGTCGTCACCATCCTCCCCGTCCGCAACCTCACGGAAGAGGGCAAGTACATCCTCTTCGCGACCAGAAATGGGACGGTGAAGAAGACCGCACTCAAGGACTTCTCCAACGTGATGGCCCGCGGCATCATCTCCATCAACATCGACAAGGACGACGAGCTCATCACCGCTCGCGTCACCGACGGCCAGCAGGTCATCTTCCTCGCCACCCACGACGGCATGGCCATCCGCTTCAACGAGACTGACCTCCGCCCCATGGGCCGCGCCGCCACCGGTAACCGCGGCATCTCCCTCAAAAAGGGCGACTACGTCATCGGAGCAGCGGTCACGCCTTCCAACGAAGCCCGTCACGCCGAGCGCCGCAAGCTCGCCGAGAAGAAGGGCCTCGCCGACGCTCTCGAAGCCGCCATCGACGACGCAGCCGCCACTCCGCTCGACCTCTCCGGCAACCCCGAAGACGTAGCCGAGGCAGCCAAATCCGCAAAGCTCGACAAGCTCGACAAGGAACTGGGCCTCACCCCCTGCCTCATCCTCTCGGTCACCGAGAACGGCTACGGCAAGCGCACCGACGTCGACCAGTACCGCCTCCAGACCCGCGGCGGCAAGGGCGTCATCAACGTCAAGACATCGACGAAGAACGGCAAGGTCACGGAGATCAACCTCGTCGACGAGACCAGCGAGCTCATGGTCATCAGCCAGTTCGGCAAGATCATCCGCATCGACACCAAGAGCATCCGAGCCGCAGGCCGCAGCACGATGGGCGTCAAGCTACTCGACCTCGAAGACCAGGACAAAGTAGCCGCCGCCGTAGTCATCCCTCCGGAAGAAGCCAAAATCCTGCCGGAAGAGGGAACGCTGCTGCAGTAG
- a CDS encoding AAA family ATPase has translation MNIQDVRIERFRSAELVQLKNVNDFNVLIGKNNSGKSTALFAIEAFFQCLGGEGLVSLAPPFGRKIDFYKQILDQPIIISLAFALDEEERRILLQEIAREAPQLKNVIDAIDSSLLIEISVAVTALPDNYAYVKSIKFSGTEGSAAEPSRTLLNVNAVAAQELVARQRAISASNQSVNDISRFLETFDSDDFTRIKKDEDDTRAFLRFRVAGRRSLIEMSSRSLQEIEQILRSSDSYLQFRTTATAYRNQLVSESKKNASEPLKNFLQTFSGEQSTAPTYALDLLHRVVNTRRLFLAERREPVGRVEAKQLLDYKVTRGGPETLKDIQQKIEGLLGVKVDAFESRANESNERTAEMDVDNFLLEVNGSGVKEALRLILDVELKKPTLLLVEEPEVHLHPALETNMMRYLREVSQSCQVFVSTHSTNFLDLAGTQNVYFVSKKTSASEIKLLEIGEAERQIPEDLGIRLSSLFMFDRLVFVEGLSDELVLREFAARLKIDLSQANVGFIHIGGSRNFSYFANEATFSFLSKRQVKSTFVLDKDERDDAEILKMKASLGERASLHMLSRRELENFMVKSRPLKEFIIFKRAVSGIKPDAEITDEVVTAALLRSADQLRPLSTMKRATHSILNSIHVAVEWTAEDVLDQAQGKILGEIVRLREQLTAQEAAIGPVLEQSRRFVDGNWKSQWINLVLGDILLDKTCQQFGVRFKKVTDGPKLASFYEANEIEGEIATLLKSFGAGA, from the coding sequence ATGAATATTCAGGATGTGAGAATCGAAAGATTTCGAAGCGCGGAATTGGTACAGCTTAAGAATGTCAATGATTTCAATGTTCTAATTGGGAAAAATAATTCTGGAAAATCCACTGCTCTCTTTGCAATAGAAGCCTTCTTTCAATGCCTAGGTGGCGAAGGTTTAGTCTCTTTAGCTCCTCCTTTCGGCAGAAAGATTGATTTCTATAAACAAATTCTCGATCAACCGATAATCATTTCATTAGCTTTTGCTCTTGATGAAGAAGAACGGAGGATCCTGCTGCAGGAGATCGCAAGAGAAGCTCCGCAGTTGAAAAACGTGATCGATGCCATCGATTCTTCCCTGTTGATTGAAATTTCAGTTGCAGTTACTGCGCTGCCTGATAATTATGCGTATGTAAAGTCAATCAAATTTTCTGGGACAGAAGGCTCTGCCGCCGAACCTAGTCGCACGCTATTGAATGTAAATGCAGTAGCGGCACAGGAGTTGGTTGCACGCCAACGTGCGATAAGCGCGTCAAATCAGAGCGTCAACGATATATCTAGATTCCTGGAAACTTTTGACTCTGATGATTTCACTCGAATCAAAAAGGATGAGGATGACACTAGAGCTTTCTTGAGATTTCGAGTGGCTGGGAGGCGTTCACTTATAGAAATGTCATCCCGTAGTTTGCAAGAAATAGAACAAATACTCAGAAGCTCTGATTCCTATTTGCAATTTCGGACAACTGCAACTGCCTATCGCAATCAGTTGGTTTCCGAATCAAAGAAGAATGCAAGTGAACCGCTAAAAAATTTTCTTCAGACCTTCTCTGGAGAACAATCGACTGCTCCAACCTATGCCCTTGATTTGCTTCACAGAGTCGTTAATACACGCCGTTTGTTCCTCGCAGAGAGACGTGAACCCGTTGGCAGAGTTGAAGCAAAACAATTGTTAGACTATAAAGTCACCCGAGGCGGACCCGAAACACTAAAGGACATTCAACAGAAGATTGAAGGCCTGCTGGGTGTCAAAGTAGACGCATTTGAAAGCAGAGCAAACGAATCGAACGAGCGAACAGCAGAAATGGACGTAGACAATTTTTTGCTAGAGGTCAATGGCTCTGGCGTAAAGGAAGCTCTACGTTTAATCCTCGATGTAGAACTGAAAAAACCGACATTGCTGCTTGTTGAAGAACCGGAGGTGCATCTTCACCCTGCACTTGAGACAAACATGATGCGTTATCTCCGGGAGGTGAGTCAGTCTTGTCAGGTTTTCGTTTCTACTCACTCGACTAATTTCTTAGATCTTGCCGGTACACAAAATGTGTATTTTGTCTCGAAAAAAACCTCCGCCAGCGAAATAAAACTGCTTGAAATTGGAGAGGCGGAGCGTCAAATTCCAGAAGACTTAGGCATTCGCCTCAGCTCTCTATTCATGTTTGACCGTCTTGTTTTTGTAGAAGGTCTAAGTGACGAGCTGGTCCTGAGAGAATTTGCAGCTCGTCTCAAAATCGACTTGAGTCAAGCAAATGTCGGATTCATACATATAGGTGGCTCACGAAATTTTTCATATTTTGCCAACGAAGCAACATTTTCTTTCCTTTCAAAGCGTCAAGTGAAAAGCACGTTTGTTTTGGACAAAGACGAACGTGATGACGCGGAGATTTTGAAGATGAAAGCGAGTCTTGGAGAGCGAGCCTCCCTGCACATGCTTTCTAGACGTGAACTCGAAAACTTCATGGTGAAGTCACGACCGCTCAAGGAATTCATCATCTTCAAAAGAGCTGTCTCTGGCATTAAACCAGATGCTGAGATCACTGATGAAGTAGTTACCGCAGCGCTACTTAGAAGCGCTGACCAACTGAGGCCTCTTTCCACAATGAAGAGGGCTACCCATAGCATTCTCAATAGTATTCATGTAGCGGTAGAGTGGACAGCAGAAGATGTTCTGGATCAAGCTCAAGGAAAGATTCTAGGCGAAATCGTGAGACTCCGGGAGCAGCTAACTGCTCAGGAAGCAGCCATCGGTCCAGTCCTAGAACAGTCGAGACGCTTTGTGGATGGGAACTGGAAGAGTCAGTGGATCAACTTGGTATTAGGAGACATACTCCTTGACAAAACCTGCCAGCAATTTGGGGTTAGATTTAAGAAAGTAACTGATGGGCCAAAACTCGCCTCATTCTATGAGGCAAATGAGATAGAAGGCGAAATTGCAACTCTACTTAAAAGTTTCGGCGCGGGGGCATAG
- a CDS encoding ester cyclase codes for MSSHNKQPPDNKQIVRRFMDECWSHGKLDSIHELVADKCRFHDPVFPSLTSGAENIKAHIETCRRGFPDLKFAIDDTIAERNEVVIHWTARGTHTGTFLGMPPTNRKATVSGTSIFRIENSRITETWAHWNLMSMMEQLGVTMAPQVESSKAESRINA; via the coding sequence ATGTCCTCACACAACAAGCAACCACCCGATAACAAGCAAATCGTACGCAGGTTCATGGACGAGTGCTGGAGTCATGGAAAGCTCGACAGCATCCACGAACTTGTCGCAGACAAATGTCGTTTCCACGATCCTGTGTTCCCTTCTCTTACCTCAGGAGCGGAGAACATCAAAGCCCACATCGAGACCTGCCGCAGGGGCTTCCCCGACCTCAAGTTCGCCATTGACGACACCATCGCCGAACGAAACGAGGTCGTAATTCACTGGACAGCCCGCGGAACTCACACCGGAACATTCCTCGGCATGCCGCCGACCAACCGGAAGGCCACAGTCTCCGGCACTTCCATCTTCCGGATCGAAAACTCCAGGATTACCGAAACATGGGCGCACTGGAACCTGATGTCGATGATGGAGCAGCTCGGAGTCACAATGGCTCCGCAGGTTGAATCCTCGAAAGCCGAGTCGCGGATAAATGCCTGA
- a CDS encoding glycoside hydrolase family 28 protein translates to MDSFNSARRDLLKFGGMGLAAAAATMPASAYAAPQPSSHSTPGIFDVRTYGATGDGKIVDTPAINRAIEAAAAAGGGTVLFPAGTYLCFSIHLKSYVDLFLSQGCTILAAASPLPGESTGYNGGTYDAAEPNTSYDAYQDYGHNHWHNSLIWGEGIHDFSITGPGLIYGKGLSFGARRVARGNYPIYIAEQAGVGNKSISLKNCRNVILRDFSILKGGHFGLLLTGVDNLTIDNLKIDTDRDGMDIDCCKNVHVSNCTVNSPWDDGICPKSSFALGYNRATENLTITNCYVTGTYELGTVLDGTFKKFAPGTKGVGFTGRIKCGTESNGGFKNITISNCVFEGCHGLALESEDGALCEDITISNITQRDVVESPIFFRLGARLRGPKGTGDQSTVVGTLQRILVDNFVSFNNNSRVCSILSGIPGYAIKDIKLSNIYIQHQGGDYADLVNVVPPENVEKYPDPGMFGPMPAQGFFFRHVNNLELSHVEVAPIKADPRPSFYLQDVNRADFIAVTAPTNPAAFRLNKVTDLRILLSRAAKDTQMESADNKTL, encoded by the coding sequence ATGGACTCCTTCAACTCTGCCCGTCGCGATCTCCTCAAGTTTGGCGGAATGGGCCTGGCCGCAGCCGCAGCCACCATGCCTGCCTCTGCCTATGCCGCACCCCAGCCATCGTCCCACTCCACGCCTGGCATCTTTGACGTTCGCACCTATGGGGCCACAGGCGATGGCAAAATCGTCGACACCCCGGCCATTAATCGAGCGATCGAAGCCGCCGCAGCAGCAGGAGGAGGCACAGTTCTCTTCCCTGCCGGAACCTACCTCTGCTTCTCCATTCACCTGAAGAGCTACGTCGACCTTTTTCTCTCGCAGGGCTGCACCATCCTCGCGGCGGCCTCGCCGCTTCCCGGAGAGAGCACCGGCTACAACGGCGGCACCTACGATGCAGCCGAGCCCAACACCAGCTACGACGCCTATCAGGACTACGGGCACAACCACTGGCACAACTCTCTCATATGGGGCGAAGGCATCCACGACTTCAGCATTACCGGCCCGGGTCTCATCTATGGCAAGGGCCTCAGCTTCGGCGCTCGTCGCGTAGCTCGCGGCAACTATCCCATCTACATCGCCGAGCAAGCTGGCGTCGGCAACAAATCCATCTCCCTCAAAAATTGCCGCAACGTCATCCTCCGCGACTTCTCTATTCTCAAGGGCGGTCACTTTGGCCTGCTCCTCACCGGAGTCGACAACCTCACCATCGACAACCTCAAGATCGACACCGATCGCGATGGCATGGACATCGACTGCTGCAAGAACGTTCACGTCTCCAACTGCACCGTCAACTCTCCGTGGGACGACGGCATCTGCCCCAAGTCCAGCTTCGCACTTGGCTACAACCGCGCCACCGAAAACCTCACCATCACCAACTGCTATGTCACCGGAACCTACGAGTTGGGCACCGTGCTCGACGGCACGTTCAAGAAGTTCGCTCCCGGCACGAAGGGCGTAGGTTTCACTGGCCGCATCAAGTGTGGCACCGAATCGAACGGCGGCTTCAAGAACATCACCATCTCAAACTGCGTCTTTGAAGGTTGCCACGGTCTCGCGCTCGAGTCCGAAGACGGCGCCCTTTGCGAAGACATCACTATCTCCAACATCACCCAGCGCGACGTCGTCGAGTCACCCATCTTCTTCCGCCTCGGCGCCCGCCTTCGCGGCCCCAAGGGAACGGGGGACCAAAGCACCGTCGTCGGCACCTTGCAGCGCATCCTCGTCGACAACTTCGTCAGCTTCAACAACAACTCCCGCGTCTGCTCTATCCTCAGCGGCATCCCGGGCTATGCGATCAAGGACATCAAACTCTCGAACATCTACATCCAGCACCAGGGCGGAGATTACGCCGACCTCGTCAACGTCGTCCCGCCCGAAAACGTAGAAAAATACCCCGACCCAGGTATGTTTGGCCCCATGCCCGCGCAGGGGTTCTTCTTCCGCCACGTCAACAACCTCGAGCTAAGCCACGTCGAAGTCGCTCCGATAAAAGCCGACCCGCGCCCATCCTTTTATCTTCAGGACGTCAACCGCGCCGACTTCATCGCTGTCACCGCTCCCACTAATCCTGCTGCCTTCCGCCTCAACAAAGTGACCGACCTGCGCATCCTGCTCAGCAGGGCCGCAAAGGACACTCAGATGGAAAGCGCCGACAACAAGACGCTCTAG
- the purM gene encoding phosphoribosylformylglycinamidine cyclo-ligase — MSESPAQKKAAKVAEAAGKRTSTAKNSISYADAGVDITSAERSKQRIKMLARKTFNRQVLSEIGGFGGLFALDLEKFPNPVLVSSADGVGTKLKVAFELGIHHTVGQDLVNHCVNDIAVQGATPLFFLDYLATGRLDNSIIETVVQGISEACRANGCALIGGETAQMPGFYADGEYDLAGTIIGAVNRDKIISGETIEVGDVLVGLPSNGLHTNGYSLARKLLFEVAKYSPDHYVNELKDKAGAALMRTHRSYLAIIKKLTGAEVVSGMAHITGGGITENLPRILPKGMGALVDLASWQVPPLFEHLQALGNVEQDEMLRTFNMGIGLIAVVPAEKIKKAKAILNRANERHVIIGRVVRGERKVSYN, encoded by the coding sequence TTGTCTGAATCCCCTGCGCAAAAGAAAGCGGCCAAAGTAGCGGAGGCAGCCGGTAAACGCACTTCGACGGCGAAAAATAGCATAAGCTACGCCGATGCGGGCGTCGACATTACCAGCGCCGAGCGCAGCAAGCAGCGCATCAAAATGCTGGCGCGCAAGACCTTCAACCGGCAGGTGCTCAGCGAGATCGGCGGCTTTGGCGGCCTGTTCGCGCTGGACCTCGAAAAGTTTCCCAATCCTGTGCTGGTCTCTTCTGCCGACGGCGTTGGCACCAAGCTCAAGGTGGCTTTTGAGCTGGGCATCCACCATACGGTGGGTCAGGACCTCGTGAATCACTGCGTCAACGACATTGCAGTTCAGGGTGCCACACCGCTGTTTTTTCTGGATTACCTTGCCACCGGCAGGCTGGACAATTCGATCATCGAGACAGTAGTGCAGGGCATCAGCGAGGCCTGCCGCGCCAATGGCTGCGCACTGATTGGCGGCGAGACGGCGCAGATGCCGGGCTTTTATGCCGACGGCGAGTATGACCTTGCCGGAACCATCATCGGCGCGGTGAACCGGGACAAGATCATTAGCGGCGAGACGATTGAGGTAGGGGATGTGCTGGTCGGCCTGCCGTCGAATGGGTTGCATACAAACGGATACTCGCTGGCGCGCAAGCTGCTGTTTGAAGTGGCGAAGTACAGCCCCGACCACTACGTCAATGAGTTGAAGGACAAGGCTGGAGCGGCTTTGATGCGCACGCATCGCAGCTATCTTGCCATCATCAAGAAACTGACCGGGGCCGAGGTGGTGAGCGGCATGGCCCACATCACCGGTGGTGGCATTACAGAGAATCTGCCGCGCATTCTGCCCAAGGGGATGGGCGCGCTGGTCGATCTCGCATCGTGGCAAGTGCCACCTCTCTTCGAGCACCTTCAAGCGCTGGGGAATGTCGAGCAGGATGAAATGCTGCGTACCTTCAACATGGGTATTGGCTTGATTGCCGTGGTTCCGGCGGAAAAGATTAAGAAGGCGAAGGCCATTCTTAATCGCGCCAACGAGCGCCATGTCATCATCGGGCGCGTCGTTCGCGGCGAGCGTAAGGTCAGCTACAACTAG
- a CDS encoding DUF3606 domain-containing protein has product MSEHHDAPKVHEPHAIHEEHTEGPHDPKEINPKMSSDIAYWAKEFGVTGDQLHEAIRVHGTHVEKVRAALNQHKST; this is encoded by the coding sequence ATGTCTGAGCATCACGACGCACCCAAAGTCCACGAACCCCACGCCATCCACGAAGAACACACCGAGGGCCCCCACGATCCCAAAGAGATCAACCCCAAGATGTCCTCCGACATCGCCTACTGGGCCAAAGAGTTCGGAGTCACCGGCGACCAGCTCCACGAAGCCATTCGCGTCCACGGCACCCACGTCGAGAAGGTCCGCGCTGCCCTCAACCAGCACAAGTCAACCTAA
- the hemL gene encoding glutamate-1-semialdehyde 2,1-aminomutase, which yields MPQLHTRSRQLQQRAEKLLPGGVDSPVRAFRAVGGEPPFVTHAEGAYLFDADGNRYLDFFGSWGPMILGHAFPPVVEAIQQAAARGASFGASTAAEADLAELVTQCFPSVEKLRFVSSGTEACMSAIRLARGFTGRNFIIKFEGCYHGHSDAMLVKAGSGVATLGIPGSAGVPAETAQHTLALPFNDLAAVEAAFAAYPGAIACIIVEPVVGNAGTIQPAAGYLEGLRALTKEHGALLILDEVMTGFRLSLGGAQQLYGVTPDLTTLGKIIGGGLPCGAFGGRADVMDFLAPLGPVYQAGTLSGNPLAMAAGIATLRELIAKKGTIYPALEKTTAAIADGVARIARQAGVPLTVNRVGSMFTWFFTSNPVTDFTSAATSDTEAFGRFHRSMMESGIWLPPSQFEAAFVSMAHGQAEVDLALAAAQKAFAG from the coding sequence ATGCCTCAACTTCACACCCGCTCCCGCCAGCTGCAACAACGCGCCGAAAAACTCCTTCCCGGAGGCGTCGACTCCCCAGTCCGCGCCTTTCGCGCCGTCGGCGGCGAACCTCCATTCGTGACTCATGCTGAAGGCGCATACCTTTTCGACGCCGACGGCAACCGCTACCTCGACTTCTTCGGTTCGTGGGGCCCGATGATCCTCGGCCACGCCTTTCCGCCTGTGGTCGAAGCCATTCAGCAGGCGGCAGCGCGGGGAGCCAGCTTTGGCGCATCCACGGCGGCAGAGGCCGACCTGGCCGAACTGGTTACGCAGTGCTTTCCCTCGGTCGAAAAGCTGCGCTTCGTCAGCTCCGGCACCGAGGCCTGCATGTCCGCCATCCGGCTGGCGCGCGGCTTTACCGGGCGCAATTTCATCATCAAGTTCGAGGGCTGCTATCACGGTCACTCCGACGCCATGCTGGTCAAGGCTGGCTCCGGTGTTGCGACGCTGGGCATTCCCGGTTCGGCAGGCGTCCCGGCGGAGACGGCACAGCACACGCTGGCTCTCCCCTTCAACGATCTGGCAGCGGTCGAGGCGGCGTTCGCGGCCTACCCCGGCGCAATCGCCTGCATCATTGTGGAGCCAGTCGTAGGCAACGCTGGAACCATCCAGCCAGCAGCAGGCTATCTCGAAGGCCTGCGGGCGCTGACAAAGGAGCACGGCGCTCTCCTCATCCTCGACGAGGTGATGACTGGCTTCCGACTCTCGCTCGGCGGAGCGCAGCAGCTCTATGGCGTCACCCCCGACCTGACCACGCTGGGCAAGATCATCGGCGGAGGCCTGCCCTGCGGCGCCTTCGGCGGGCGGGCCGACGTGATGGACTTCCTCGCGCCGCTCGGCCCGGTCTATCAGGCAGGCACCCTCAGCGGAAACCCCCTCGCGATGGCCGCAGGGATCGCAACCCTGCGCGAACTGATCGCAAAAAAGGGAACCATCTATCCCGCGCTCGAAAAAACCACCGCCGCAATCGCCGACGGTGTCGCCCGGATTGCCCGGCAAGCAGGCGTTCCTCTCACGGTCAACCGGGTCGGATCGATGTTCACCTGGTTCTTTACCTCCAACCCGGTGACGGATTTCACCTCCGCCGCAACCTCTGACACCGAAGCCTTTGGCCGCTTCCACCGCTCCATGATGGAGTCCGGCATCTGGTTGCCACCGTCACAATTTGAAGCAGCCTTTGTGTCGATGGCGCATGGACAGGCAGAAGTCGATCTGGCTCTGGCAGCCGCTCAAAAGGCATTTGCCGGATAG
- the purN gene encoding phosphoribosylglycinamide formyltransferase has protein sequence MKRLGILLSGRGSNFLAIAKAIREQQLLGAEIAVVLSNREDAGGLEAARELNIPAFCVPSSGRKRAEHDAEMIARLHQHRVDLVCLAGYMRVLTPDFVRAFPERILNVHPSLLPAFPGLDAQRQALEYGAKVAGCTVHFVDEAVDHGVIILQKAVQVKEDDTAETLSARVLQQEHAAYPEAIGRVLSGQYVISGRRYLRRDK, from the coding sequence GTGAAGCGGCTTGGAATCTTGCTATCGGGACGCGGGTCGAACTTTCTGGCGATTGCCAAGGCGATCCGCGAACAGCAGCTGCTGGGTGCTGAGATCGCCGTCGTGCTCTCGAACCGCGAAGATGCGGGCGGTCTGGAAGCGGCGCGGGAACTGAACATACCGGCCTTCTGCGTGCCTTCGTCCGGACGGAAACGCGCCGAGCACGACGCCGAGATGATTGCCCGGCTGCATCAGCATCGCGTCGATCTGGTGTGCCTGGCAGGCTATATGCGCGTGCTCACGCCAGACTTTGTGCGGGCCTTTCCTGAGCGGATTCTCAATGTCCACCCGTCGCTGCTGCCCGCATTTCCCGGCCTGGATGCGCAGCGGCAGGCGCTGGAGTATGGCGCGAAGGTTGCCGGTTGTACCGTGCACTTCGTAGACGAGGCGGTCGATCACGGCGTCATCATTCTGCAAAAGGCTGTCCAGGTGAAAGAGGATGACACCGCCGAGACCCTATCCGCGCGTGTGCTGCAGCAGGAACACGCCGCGTACCCTGAGGCGATTGGCCGCGTGCTCAGCGGACAATATGTAATTAGTGGGCGGCGCTACCTTCGCCGCGACAAGTAG